ATATATTGACATCCACAATTTATTTATAATTGACAGTCAAAAATTAAAAATGTAAAAAGAGACGatcggaaaaaaaaaaaaattaaataactctGTGCATGTGGTCTTTTAAACATGTCGCATCCACAAAGAAAATGTAAGAATTACTTGTCTGATACGATAGGGAGTGAGCTTCACAGAAAGAGTGTTGTTGAAGTAAGGTATCAATTGTTTTAAATGGTTTACTGTTGTAAATAGTTACAATGTAATTAAAAAGCACTTCTCCAGTtagtatattgtatttttattgtcaattaaaataaaatttattaagttTATATAGAGAGAAAATAGATCTGATCaagttattttaaataaaaattaattagattttataatatagaaatatatatatatatatatatattaaaaaacaacTGATAGAATTTACCAATTTCGAATAATTttcaaattaaaacaaatcatGACAGTTTTCTTTCTGTATCGAAGAAGATTAGAAATTAAAACCATACACTAATCAGAAAAACACAGTTTAATTATTAAGCTGCATAAATAGGGACTTTATCCTAAAaacatattacaaattatttttcatGGTGGGAGTTTTCCATATCATCGACGAGAATAACCAAGCACAGACTAGTACATCTTAAGAAACGAAAACATACGATATTTATACATTCCTACTCTTCTGAAATTTTTCAATTTGAACTAGAATCTTTACTTATAGCAGCCACCGGAGGAGATTCCTCTGCAGCTATATTGTCGTCTAATACACTTTCAGTCTCCGGCCGAATTTCATTTTTCACGGCAGCCTTTTCCATAGCCTGGTGCAGAGCCTGAATCAGCTTTTCCAGTGCAGCAGTTGGATCGTCACTCAACCTCATCAATTGCTCTGTCACATCTGCCGGCGTCATCTGCGCTTCTTTCATCAACACCTCAATTTGGTCAAACAAATGATGATCTTTAACACCAAGATAATTTCGAGAGAGAACTTTAAACGCAGGAAAAGTACAGAAAGACAAATAAATGTGCTTATCCATGCGCCCCGACCGAAGAAGCGCAGGGTCCAGCCTATCAACATGATTTGTcgtaaaaataataattctttcgcTGCCGCAACAGGACCACAAGCCATCTGTGAAATTCAAAACCCCGGACAGAGTCACCTGACTTTCTTCACTTTCTTTCTCATCTTTCGCAGGGTTTTGCTCTTCCTTGCTCTCTTTCTTCACCTTCTTTTTCCGATCCGTCAGATCCAGCGAGCAGTCGATGTCCTCAATCACAATAACAGACTTATTCGTAGTCCCGATCAAAAGCTTCCTCAGCTCAGTGTTGCTCTTAACCCCAGTTAGCTCTAGATCATAAATGTCGTACTCGAGAAAATTCGCAATAGCAGCGATCATACTCGATTTTCCGGTGCCGGGCGGGCCGTAGAGCAAATACCCCCGTTTCCAGGCACGGCCGACCTTCTTATAATACTTTTCCCTCTGAGAAAACTTTGTGAGGTCCTCCATTATGTCTTCCTTTACCTCGGGGTCAAGAGCCACGGTTTCGAACGTCGCAGGGTGCTCGAAAACCACCGGCGTCCAAACGCGGTTTCTTTCCTCGTAGAAGTGCGACTTACCACCTTTGTTGGTGTAAATCTTCCGGTGCCGATTCCTCAGCTCCATGATCTTGGCCTCTGCAATTACATGCGGCAGATAGGATTCAAATATCTTGGCTTTGTCTTTCTTGTGGAATGTGAGCTCGAACTGGCGCTTTTCATCAGAGACATCATACCAGGAGAAGACAGGCTGCTTTAACTCTCTGCTACGGAAAGTCCACCAGGCTTGGACACCGTGAAACTCGTCCATGATTTGTTGGCTTTTGTCCATGGTGTATGTAAATGCCTTGGCATTTTTGGGCCTGCTGAGCTTCAATCTGGTGGCGTCGGAAGATGATCTGGTGCTCAGATAAATCTGCACCGATTCGTAAACATGGCTGACCTTGATGCCTTCGTTCTCCTCAATCACGAGAGTGATGTAGAAAGAGAGAATTCGTGAGAGCCTTCTGAGTAGCGCTCCGAAATATTCCAAGAGTTCGGGAGGGAGGTACTCCCTGGCCATTGTTCCCAAGAAAAAAATG
The nucleotide sequence above comes from Cryptomeria japonica chromosome 11, Sugi_1.0, whole genome shotgun sequence. Encoded proteins:
- the LOC131038286 gene encoding AAA-ATPase ASD, mitochondrial, giving the protein MSSALNPTQSHNMAMEMWSNVGTLTAAIFFLGTMAREYLPPELLEYFGALLRRLSRILSFYITLVIEENEGIKVSHVYESVQIYLSTRSSSDATRLKLSRPKNAKAFTYTMDKSQQIMDEFHGVQAWWTFRSRELKQPVFSWYDVSDEKRQFELTFHKKDKAKIFESYLPHVIAEAKIMELRNRHRKIYTNKGGKSHFYEERNRVWTPVVFEHPATFETVALDPEVKEDIMEDLTKFSQREKYYKKVGRAWKRGYLLYGPPGTGKSSMIAAIANFLEYDIYDLELTGVKSNTELRKLLIGTTNKSVIVIEDIDCSLDLTDRKKKVKKESKEEQNPAKDEKESEESQVTLSGVLNFTDGLWSCCGSERIIIFTTNHVDRLDPALLRSGRMDKHIYLSFCTFPAFKVLSRNYLGVKDHHLFDQIEVLMKEAQMTPADVTEQLMRLSDDPTAALEKLIQALHQAMEKAAVKNEIRPETESVLDDNIAAEESPPVAAISKDSSSN